One window of the Pseudomonadota bacterium genome contains the following:
- a CDS encoding YggT family protein has product MGGAYFSNAGVFLVETVFDLYILAVMLRFLFQLLRADFYNPVCQFVVKVTTPVLRPMRRWVPGFGGVDLAAVLLMILLKVVETALSSWIQGYWPGLPALVMLAVVGLLHLAVYVFLFAVFIRVLLSWVAPDAYSPVSTLLDTLSEPLLRPARRLLPPIAGLDLSPIVVIILLQLILMLAIAPLGDLAGSLLPAGIGGG; this is encoded by the coding sequence ATGGGCGGCGCGTACTTCTCGAACGCCGGGGTGTTCCTGGTCGAAACCGTCTTCGACCTCTACATCCTGGCCGTGATGTTGAGGTTTCTGTTCCAACTCCTGCGTGCCGATTTCTACAACCCCGTCTGCCAGTTCGTGGTCAAGGTGACGACGCCGGTCTTGCGACCGATGCGACGCTGGGTCCCCGGATTCGGTGGTGTGGACCTGGCCGCCGTCCTGCTCATGATCCTGCTCAAAGTGGTGGAGACCGCGCTGAGTAGCTGGATCCAGGGCTACTGGCCCGGCCTCCCGGCCCTCGTCATGCTAGCGGTGGTGGGTCTCCTGCACCTCGCGGTCTATGTGTTCCTGTTCGCCGTGTTCATCCGGGTCCTCCTTAGTTGGGTCGCGCCGGATGCGTACAGCCCCGTCAGCACCCTGCTCGACACCCTGTCAGAACCCCTGCTGCGCCCGGCACGGAGGCTCCTGCCCCCCATCGCGGGCCTGGATCTCTCGCCGATCGTTGTGATCATCCTGTTGCAGCTCATCCTGATGCTCGCCATCGCCCCCCTGGGCGACCTGGCCGGCAGTCTGCTGCCAGCGGGTATCGGCGGTGGATGA